ATGAGCGCTTTCTCCGGTGTTCCGTCCTCCCTGCTTCCGTTTGAAAAAGCCCGCCAGGCACGCGGTGACCTGCAGCAGGCGCTGCACAACGAACTTGTCCTCCGGTACCGGGAAATCGCTGAAACGGCTGCCGCCGCCTACGCGGGGAGAGGGCGTGAGCTGGCGGACCTGCGCCAGGTCGCCTACATGGGCCTGATCAAGGCGGTACGCCGCTTTGATCCTGCCGTCGGCCCGCATTTTCCGGCCTTCGCGGTTCCCACCATTCACGGAGAGCTCAAGCGCTATCTTCGGGACCACTCCTGGGTAGTCCGGCCGCCGCGGCAACTCCAGGACCTGCGGACCGCCATCGCCAGGCTGCAACCGGAACTCCTGCAGACGCTCGGGCGGGAGCCGTCACTGCGTGAACTGTCCGAGGCATTGGGAGTTCCCACGAAAGCCGTTTCTGAAGCACTGAACTGCCAGAGCAGCCTTCGCCCGGAATCCCTGGAAGCGCTGGCGGACACAGCCGGTACGGAGCAATGGGCCGTAGCCGATGGCCGGCTGGAGCGGGCCGAGAACCTTGCCATGCTGCGCCGCGCCGTGCGGAATCTGACCGACCAGGACAAGGAGCTGCTGTTCCTGCGGTATTTCCACGAGGAATCCCAGCAGGCCATCGGAGAACGGCTGGGCCTGACCCAGATGCAGGTCTCCCGCAGACTGGCGAGGATCCTGGTGCGGCTGCAGCATGACCTGCTGGATGCCCCCAAGCCACTCACCCAGGCAGCGACCCCCGCAGCCAGGGACAGCGCAACCGCCTGAACCGCCGCGCGGCCTGCGCTGCCCTACCCGGATACCGTACGGCGCCCTGTTACCGTTCCACCATGGATCCTGCCGCTGCCCCGGAAACCAGTGCCCCGGAAAATAGAGTCCCGCCAGCCACCGTCCCGCCCAAACTGGCCAGGGGCGACCTGCTGCGCGTCATTGCCCCGGCGGCGAGCCGCGCCATGGTGGCCGAACACGATCACAGCGCCCTCATCGAACGCCGTTTCGCTGACTTGGGCCTGCGGCTTTCCTACGGCCGCCACGTGGATGAGCGGGACATTTTCGACTCCACCTCGGTCGCCTCCCGCGTTGCCGACCTGCATGACGCGTTTGCGGATCCGGAGGTCAAGGGGATCCTGACCGTCATCGGCGGCTTCAACAGCAACGAGCTGCTCCCCTATCTGGATTGGGACCTGATAGCCGCCAATCCGAAGATCCTGTGCGGATATTCCGACATTACGGCGCTGCAGAACGCGATTTTCGCCCGCACCGGCCTGGTGACCTATTCCGGGCCGCACTGGTCCAGCTTCGGTATGCGGGACCACTTTGACCTAACGCAGCAGTGGTTCGTGGACGCCCTGGTGAACGGCTACCGGATGGAGCTTGCCCCCTCCCCCGAGTGGACCGACGACGCCTGGTTCCTGGACCAGGACAACCGCAGTCCCCAGCCCGGGGAAGGATGGTGGCCCCTGCAGCAGGGCAGCGCCTCCGGCCGCATTATCGGCGGGAACCTGTGCACCCTGAACCTCCTGCAGGGCACCGCGCAGATGCCTCCGCTGGCCGGCGCCGTGCTCATGCTGGAGGACGATGCCACGACCGATCCCAGAACCTTTGCCCGGGACCTCACCTCCCTGCTCCAGCAGCCGGACGCGGAGGATATTCAGGGCCTGGTCATCGGCAGGTTCCAGGCGTCCAGCGGCATCACGCTGCCGCATCTGCAGGAGATCGCGGCCCAGCCCGCCCTGGCAGGCCTGCCGGTCCTGGCCAACGTCGATTTCGGGCACACCCAGCCGCAGCTGACCCTGCCGATCGGCGGCCGGGCGGAACTAACCGTGGACGCATCCGGCGGCCGGCTGCGCCTGAGCGACCGCTAGAGCGCCTCGAGCTTCTCCACGGCGGCCAGGACGTCCTCCACCGTGACCGCCAGCAGTGCAGGGTCCGGATCCGTGGCGAAGGTGTCTCCGCGGCGTCGGCTGCCGTCGGTCAGGGCGATGTGCGGGCCCGGCGGCGGACCCCATTCACTGACCGGCGCCGGGCCGAACAGGACCACTGACGGCCGGGCATAGGCCGACGCCAGGTGCGCCGCACCGGTATCGGCCGAGATCACCAGCCGGGACCGGGAAATCACGGCGGCGAACTCGTCCAGCCGGAGCTCACCGGCCACAACGCACTCCGCCCCCAGCCCGGCGGCGTCGGCGACGGCGAGCGCCCGCTGCCGCTCGGACCGGCTGCCCGTAAAGAGGATCGGGGAACCGGCGGCGTCGAGTTCACGGGCGACGTCGGCAAACCGGTCCGCGGGCCAGAGCCGGCTGCCGTAGGCCGCGCCCACATGGATCACGACCGCTTCCGGCGCATTTTCCGCCGCCGACGGCGGATCCAACCGGTAATCCAGCGGATCCGCAGGGATGCCGTGCCAGGACAGCAATCCTGCCCACCGCTCGCGTTCGTGGACGCCGTCCTTCCACGGCGGACCGTCCCATCCGGGTCCGGCGTGCCCGATCCGGCGCCTTGGCTGCAGCGCCTCGATCCGGCTGCAGCTCTCCGGACCGCTGCCGTGCAGGTTCACGGCAACGTCTATTTGTCCGGGTTCGAGTGGAATGGGCACATCCAGGCCGTGCAGGGGAAGCAGGTCATCCACGGCACCGGTGAGCGGCAGGATGGGACGCAGCCACTCCTGCGCCGCATACCGGATGCGGTGCTCCGGATACTCCCGCCGCAGGGCCTTCAGCGCCGGAACCGCGACCAGCAGATCCCCCAGTTTCAGGGCCCGCAGCACCAGCAGTTCGGGACGTCCGGCCACGTCGGGCATGGGCGCAGTTTCCTTCCGGTCGGTCAACTCCTGCCAGAACGTCCACATCCTGCCAGAAGATTGTGCCGCGGGATACGCGTGGGGCGGCAGTTCCGGTTGTCAAAGAAGTAGTCCCCGCGGTGTTTAGCTTCCCTTCCGGCGGGGAACAGATGCGGTATGGGATTTTTGCCGTCGCCGCCGCGTGCCGTCCTGTTTGACCGGGACGGCACGCTGATTTTTGACGTGCCCTACAACGCGGATCCGGCACTCGTGCGGCCGCTACCCGGCGCCGTCGAGGTGCTGGCCGGGCTGCGGCAAGCCGGCGTGGCCGTAGGGGTAATCACCAACCAGTCCGGCATCGGCCGGGGGATGCTGTCCGCTGAAGAAGTGGCGGGAGTGAACGACGCCGTCGAAGACCTGCTGGGACCGTTCGATGTCTGGGAAATCTGCCCGCATGCACCGGGCTACGGCTGCGCCTGCCGCAAGCCGATGCCCGGCATGGTGCTGCGGGCGAGCCGCCGCCTGGGGCTCGATCCTGCAGAAGTCGCCGTCATCGGTGACATTGGTGCCGACGTCGAGGCCGCCGCGGCCGCCGGTGCACGCGGCGTGCTGGTGCCCACTGCCGTTACCCGTGCCGAGGAAACCGCCGCGGCTCCGCTCGTGGCGGACGACCTGGCCGAGGCCGTGGAGTTGCTGTGGGGCAGCCGATGAGCCGCCGGGTATTGGTGGCCCGGCTCGACGGCGCCGGGGACGTCCTGCTCGCGGGCCCGGCCATCCGTGCGGTGGCGGCGGCACCGGATGTGGAAACGGTGCTGCTGTGCGGTCCGCAGGGTGCGCCTGCCGGACGGCTGCTGCCCGGGGTCGCGCAGGTGCTGGAGTGGTCCTGCCCCTGGATCCTGAATCCTGCCCCGGAACCTTCCCGGGACCTGCTGGAGGCACTGCGGGTCATGCTGCGGTCCGTCGGGGCCGAGGAAGCGGTGATCCTCACGTCCTTCCACCAGTCCCCGCTGCCCCTGGCATTGCTGCTCCGCGAAGCCGGAGTACGCACTATTACGGGGGCGTCCACGGATTACGCCGGTGCCTTGCTGGCCCACCGGCTCAAACCCGGGGAGGACTTCCCCGAAGACCAGCCGGAGGCGGAGCGTGCGCTGCGGATCGCTGCCGCCGCAGGTTTTCCGCTTCCCGCCGGCGACGACGGCCGGCTGCGGCTGGGACCATTGCCCGATGTCTCCCATCTGGTGGGCACCGGACCCTACATCGTGGTGCATCCGGGTGCCGCCGTGCCGGCCCGGGCCTGGCCGGCCCTGCACCATGCCGCCGCCGTCGAACTGCTCACCGCCGCCGGCTTCCGCGTGGTGGTCACCGGCGGCCCCGGCGAGAAGGAGCTGACCGCCACCGTGGCGGCGGTGGCCGGCCTGGATCTGGGCGGACGCACGGATCTGGCCGCTCTGGCGGCCGTCCTGGCCGGAGCGGACGCGGTGGTGGCCGGAAACACCGGGCCGGCCCATCTGGCGGCCGCGGCAGGCACTCCGGTGGTGAGCCTCTTCGCACCCGTGGTGCCCGCCATCCGGTGGGCGCCCTACGGTGTTCCGCTGGAACTGCTGGGGAACCAGCACGCTGCCTGCCACGGAACCCGTGCCCGGATCTGCCCGGTGCCCGGGCATCCCTGCCTTTCCGGCGTTTCCCCCGAACAGGTGGTGGAAGCGGTGCAGCGCCTGGTCACCGGCGTGCCGTCGCTGCAGACCCACCGTGAAATGAGGCACCGATGAGGATCCTGCTGTGGCACGTGCACGGCGGCTGGATGGAGGCATTTGTCCGCGGCGCCCATGAGTACCTGCTGCCGGCCACCCCCGCACGGGATGCCTGGGGACTGGGACGCGGCGGCCGGTCCTGGCCGGCAGCTGCGGTGGAAGTGGCGCCGGAAGATCTACGCACCCAGCAGATCGACGTCGTACTGCTGCAGCGTCCCGAAGAGATCGACGCCTGCACCCGCCTGCTCGGCCGGCGGCCCGGCCGGGACATTCCGGCGGTGTATCTGGAACACAACACCCCGCGCGGCAACGTGCCCGAGACCCGGCATCCGCTGGCCGGCCGGACGGACATCCCGGTTGTGCATGTCACGCAGTTCAACCGCTTGTTCTGGGACACCGGGAGGGCACCGGTACGGGTCATCGAACACGGCATCCCCGACCCCGGCTACCTCTACACCGGGGAGCGCCCGCATCTGGGGGTGGTGGTGAACGAGCCGGTCCGCCGCAGCCGGGTGGCCGGCACCGATCTCCTGCCCGAATTTGCCCGGGCTGCACCGCTGGAAGTCTTCGGGATGGGTACGGAACGGCTGCCCGGACTGCTGGGTGCAGACCGCCTGCTGGTCCGCGGCGACCTGCCCGTTGCCAGGCTGCACCGGGAACTGGCCGGCTGCCGGGCCTACCTGCACCCGATGCGCTGGACCTCGCTGGGCCTGTCCCTGCTTGAGGCCATGCACCTGGGACTGCCGGTCCTGGCCCTTGCAACCACCGAAGCGGTCCGGGCAGTCCCGCCGGTGGCGGGGATCACCAGCAACGATCCCGAGGAGCTGGCCCGGGCGGCGCGGATGTTCCTGGCCGAGCCCGAGCAGGCACGCGCCTGCGGCCGGGCCGCCCGCGCGGCGGCCTTGGCCCGGTACGGGTTGGACCGGTTCCTGTCCGACTGGGACCGGCTCTTCGCGGACCTGCTAACAGAGACGGTTTCCGCCGCATCGTTTCTTCCGGCGGCGGGAACCGCACCGGCATCAACAGGAGGGGGACAACAGTGAGAATCTCAATGGTGTCCGAGCATGCAAGTCCGCTGGCCGCGCTGGGCGGGGTGGATGCCGGCGGCCAGAACGTGCATGTGGCCGCGCTGTCCGTGGCGCTGGCCGCCCGCGGCCACACCGTGCAGGTGTACACGCGGCGGGACGATCCCGGGCTCCCGGACCGGGTGCAGGTGCAGGACGGCCTGGAGGTAGTGCATGTGACCGCCGGGCCGGCCCTGCCGCTGCCCAAGGATGACCTGCTGCCGTACATGGGGCAGCTGGCCGACGGCGTGCTGGCCGACTGGGGAACCGAACCGCCCGACGTCGTGCACTCGCACTTCTGGATGTCCGGGCTCGCCGCACTGGAGGCGGCCCGCAGCGCCGGAGACGAGGGCGTGCCCGTGGTCCACACCTTCCACGCACTGGGCACCGTGAAGAAACGGCATCAGGGTGCCGAGGACACGTCCCCGCCGGAACGGGCCTGGCTGGAACCCTCCGTGGGCCGGCGGGCGGACCGGGTGCTGGCCACCTGTTCGGACGAGGTTTTCGAACTCAAGGCCATCGGGGTGCCAGGCAGCCGGATCTCCATTGCGCCCTGCGGCGTGGATCTGTCCCTCTTCTCTTCCAGCGGGCCGGCGGAACCGCGCGGACGCCGGCACCGGATTGCCGCCGTCGGGCGCCTGGTGCCGCGTAAGGGTGTGGACCTGGCCATCCGGGCCCTCGCGCTGCTGCGGGACGAGGGCCTGGAAGATGTGGAGCTGCTGATTGTCGGCGGCTCCAGTGACAGTGCCGGACTGGAATCGGATCCGGAGGCCCGCCGGCTGCTGGCCCTCGCCCGGTCCCTGGGTGTGGCGGACCGGGTGCTGCTCCGGGGCCAGGTCCCCCGCGAACAAATGCCCGCGGTGCTGCGCAGCGCCGATGCCGTGGTGTGCGCTCCCTGGTATGAACCCTTCGGGATCGTGCCGCTGGAGGCAATGGCGTGCGGAGTCCCCGTTGTGGCCTCGGCAGTGGGCGGGCTGATCGACACCGTGGTCCACGGCAGAACCGGCCTGCACGTGCCGCCCCGGGATCCGGCAGCCCTGGCCGCCGCGCTCTCGGAGCTGCTGCAGAACCCCCGCTACGCCCGGCGGCTCGGGGCAGCAGGCAAGCAGCGCGCCTCCGCCCGCTACTCCTGGGACCGGGTGGCACTGGAGACGGAGAAGGCCTATCAGCTGGCCCTGGGCGCCGCGGCGAGGCCCGGCCGGCTGCAGTCGCTGGGAGGGAAGGCGCTGTGAGCATCGAATCACCGGTCACCGCTCCCGTCGCCGGGCCGGAGCAGGCAGTGCTGGACCATCTGGCCCAGGCGCAGCCCGCCCTGCTCTCCGTCCAGCGGCAGGCCCGGCACCTGACGGAGTGGGGCCTTGAGCTGGCGGCCCGCCTGTTGGCCGGGCACCGGCTGCTGACCGCCGGAAACGGCGGCTCCGCGGCCGAAGCCCAGCATCTGAGCGCGGAACTGGTGGGACGGTTCGACGGCGAGCGCCGCCCGTTTTCCGCCATTGCCCTGCATGCCGAAACCTCAGCCGTGACGGCCATCGCCAACGACTACGGCTTCGACCAGCTCTACGCCCGGCAGGTGCAGGGCCACGGCAGGCCCGGAGACGTCCTCATCCTCTTCTCCACCAGCGGCGCCAGCCCCAATCTGCTGGCCGCCGTGCAGGCCGCACACGCTGCCGGGCTGCGGACCTGGGCGTTGACCGGCCGGGCGCCGAATCCGCTCGCGGCGGCCTGCGAGGACTTCATTGCCATTGATGCACCGGCAGCAAATGCACAGGAGGCCCACCTGGTTGCCCTGCATGCCCTCTGCCGGTCCTTTGACGCCGAGATCGAACGGCTCACCACTGCAGGAGGAACCGCGTGAAGACAATCGTCGTGGTGGGTGATGTCCTGCTGGACACGGACATTTCCGGCTCGGCCCGGCGCCTCTCCCCCGACGCGCCCGTGCCCGTGGTGGACGTGGACGACGTCGGACGCCGGGCCGGCGGTGCGGGCCTGGTGGCGCGCCTGCTGGAACGGGACGGCCGGCAGGTCCATCTGGTGACGGTACTCTCCGACGACGACGCCTCCGGGCTGCTGCGGACCGCGCTGGCCGGCATCCCCCTGACCTCCGGCCCGTCCGACGCTCCCACCCCGGTAAAGACGCGGATCCGGGCCGGTACCCACGCCGTGGTCCGCTTCGACCAGGGCTGCTCCGCCGCCCCGGTCCCTGCGGTCACCGCACAGATGCTGTCCGTGCTCGCGGCGGCCGATGCGGTGGTGGTTGCCGACTACGGCCGCGGGCTCACAGCCAATCCGGCCCTCCGGGACCTGCTGGGAACCCTTGCCCGGCGTATTCCGGTGGTCTGGGACCCGCATCCGGCGGGGGCCGAACCGGTGCCCGGGGTTGCGGCGGTGACGCCGAACCTGGCCGAGGCCCTGTCCGCTGCCGGGGAGGCACCGGGCGGGGTTCCGGCGGCACTTCGGGCGGCGGAAAAGCTGCTGACCCGCTGGCAGAGCCAATCCGTGGTGCTCACCCTGGGGGCGCAGGGCGCGCTGGCCCTCCCCGCAGCAGGGTTGGCACAGATCCTTCCGGCGCCGAGGGTTTCCGCGGAGGACACATGCGGTGCCGGAGACCGGTTTGCCGCTTCCCTCACCGTGCGGCTGCTCGACGGCGACGGGCTGGAAGCCGCCGCCGAAGGCGCCGTGCAGGCGGCGGCCTCCTTCCTGGCCGCCGGCGGCGTGGCCGGACTGGAAGCGGAGGACCCCCTCTTCGGCACGGGGACACCGGACGCGATGGCGACGGCGGCGCAGGTCCGGGCACGCGGCGGAACCGTGGTGGCCACCGGCGGTTGCTTCGACCTGCTCCACGCCGGACATGCCCGCACCCTGCTGGCGGCCCGGGGGCTGGGCGACTGTCTGATTGTCTGTTTGAACTCCGACGATTCCGTCCGGCGGCTCAAAGGTGAGCAGCGCCCGATTATCGGTGCCGGAGACAGGGCGGAACTGCTGCAGTCCCTGGAATGCGTGGACGGGGTGCTGGTCTTCGAGGAGGACACCCCGGCCGCCGTGCTGGAGCGGCTGCGGCCGGACATCTGGGTCAAGGGCGGGGACTACCGCGAAGACCAGCTCCCGGAGGCGGCGCTGATCCGTTCCTGGGGCGGCGAAACGGTCACGGTCCCGTTCCATCCGGCCCGTTCCACCACGGCCCTGGCCTCCGCGCTGGCGAAGGTCGGCTGAGCAAACCGTTCCCTGGCTCCACTGCCCTAACCATTCCGCCGAAAGGACATCCCATGACCCTGTTCCCCGCGGCCCCCGCACCGGCCTCCCTGCCCGATCCTGTGCCCGGTCCTCTCCCGGTCCCGGACCCCCTCCCCCAAACGCCTCCCCTTCCCGCGGTGTTCACCGGCCGGGTGCTGGTCACCGGCGGCGCCTCCGGGCTGGGTGCCGCCGTCAGCGCCGCCGTGACCTCCGCGGGCGGATCCGTGGTGGTGCTGGACCGCGATATCAGCGCCGTCACGGCGGCCAAGGCCGTGCAGGTGGACGTGGCGGACCGCGCCGGCGTGGAAGCGGCCGTCCAGGAGGCGGCGCAGATCCTGGGCGGACTCGATGCCGTGGTCACCGCCGCCGGTATTGACCGCTGCGGCCGGCTTGAAGACGTCGCGGCGGAGGAATGGGAGAAGGTCATCGGCGTGAACCTGCTGGGCACGGTCTCCGTGGTCCGCGCCGCCCTGCCGCATCTGGCCGTCTCCCACGGCCGGGTCATCACCGTGGCTTCCACCCTGGGGCTCAAGGCCGTCTCCGACGCCACCGCGTACTGCGCCTCCAAGTTCGGGGTGATCGGTTTCAGCCGTGCCCTGGCCGCCGAGACCCGCGGCCAGGTGGGTGTGACCACCATGATCCCGGGCGGCATGAAAACGCGGTTCTTCGATGACCGCACCGAGCAGTACCGCCCGCAGGACCATTCACGGCTGAACGATCCGGGAAACGTGGCTGCCGCGATCCTCTTTGTGCTGGGCCAGCCCGCCGGCTGCGAGGTCCGTGAAATGCTGATCTGCCACGAGGAGGAGGATTCCTGGCCCTGAGTCCGGCTCCGGTGCGTGCCGGTCAGGCGGACGACGGCGGTGCCTTTCGTCCACGGGTCCGCACCGCAACGCCCGCGCAGAGGATGACGGCCAGCCCGCCCAGGACGGTGCCCCAGGTCAGCCGCTCATGCAGCAGCAGGGCTGCCCAGCAGATGGTCAGCACCGGCTGGGCCAGCTGCACCTGGCTGACCCGGGCCATGGGGCCGATACCCAGGCCGCGGTACCAGGCGAAGAAGCCCAGGAACATGCTCACTACACCCAGGTAGGCGAAGGCAGCCCATTCCCCCGGGCCACCGGCAGGCGCCCTCCCGGCAAGGCTGAACACAGTCAGGCCTGCCATGACCGGCGAGGCGAGCACCAGCGCCCAGGAAATGGTCTGCCAGGCACCCAGCTCCCGGGTCAGGATGCCGCCTTCGGCGTAGCCAACCGCTCCGGCGATCACCGCGGCGAACAACAGCAGGTCCGACGGGTGCAGCCCGGCCAGCCCGCTGCCCTGGATGGCCGCGAATCCAACGGCGGCCGCTGCCCCGACGGCTGCCATAACCCAGAACCGGCGGGGCGGACGCTCATGCGTGCGCAGGACTGCCATCACGGCGGTGGCGGCGGGCAGGAGGGCGGTGACAACGGCACCGTGGCTGGCCGGGGCGGTGGCGAGCGCAAAGGATGTCAGCAGCGGGAAACCGGCTACCACGCCGCCGCCCACCAGGGCCAGACGCGCCCATTGCGTGCCCCGCGGCAGCCGCTGCCGGGTCAGTGCAAGCGCGGCGGCAGCGAGCAGGGCGGCGACCACCGCCCGGCCCGATCCGACAAAAAGCGGCGCCATGCCGCCCGCCACGGCGAGTCGGGTGAAGGGAAGGGTAAAGGAGAAGGCGGTGACGCCCAGCAGGCCCCACCACAGGCCCTCGCGGCTGGTCGGTAGCACTGTGGGCATGCTGAGAGTAGCGCTATTATGTGGCTTCATGGCAGATAGTAGCAGTGCGAACCGGATCGTGGCAGAGCTGCACTCGTGGATCTCGGCTGCGGCTCCCGGGGCGCAGCTGCCGTCCACCCGTGAGCTCGTGGCACGGCACGGAGCCAGCCCGGTCACGGTGCAGAAAGCGCTGCGGACACTGGCATCCCTGGGCCTGGTGGAAAGCCGGCCCGGCGCAGGAACATTTGTCCGCGCCCGCACCGTTGCCCGCGCCCACGACTACGGCTGGCAGACCGCCGCC
This genomic stretch from Arthrobacter sp. zg-Y1110 harbors:
- a CDS encoding HAD-IIIA family hydrolase gives rise to the protein MGFLPSPPRAVLFDRDGTLIFDVPYNADPALVRPLPGAVEVLAGLRQAGVAVGVITNQSGIGRGMLSAEEVAGVNDAVEDLLGPFDVWEICPHAPGYGCACRKPMPGMVLRASRRLGLDPAEVAVIGDIGADVEAAAAAGARGVLVPTAVTRAEETAAAPLVADDLAEAVELLWGSR
- a CDS encoding PfkB family carbohydrate kinase, which gives rise to MKTIVVVGDVLLDTDISGSARRLSPDAPVPVVDVDDVGRRAGGAGLVARLLERDGRQVHLVTVLSDDDASGLLRTALAGIPLTSGPSDAPTPVKTRIRAGTHAVVRFDQGCSAAPVPAVTAQMLSVLAAADAVVVADYGRGLTANPALRDLLGTLARRIPVVWDPHPAGAEPVPGVAAVTPNLAEALSAAGEAPGGVPAALRAAEKLLTRWQSQSVVLTLGAQGALALPAAGLAQILPAPRVSAEDTCGAGDRFAASLTVRLLDGDGLEAAAEGAVQAAASFLAAGGVAGLEAEDPLFGTGTPDAMATAAQVRARGGTVVATGGCFDLLHAGHARTLLAARGLGDCLIVCLNSDDSVRRLKGEQRPIIGAGDRAELLQSLECVDGVLVFEEDTPAAVLERLRPDIWVKGGDYREDQLPEAALIRSWGGETVTVPFHPARSTTALASALAKVG
- a CDS encoding S66 peptidase family protein; this encodes MDPAAAPETSAPENRVPPATVPPKLARGDLLRVIAPAASRAMVAEHDHSALIERRFADLGLRLSYGRHVDERDIFDSTSVASRVADLHDAFADPEVKGILTVIGGFNSNELLPYLDWDLIAANPKILCGYSDITALQNAIFARTGLVTYSGPHWSSFGMRDHFDLTQQWFVDALVNGYRMELAPSPEWTDDAWFLDQDNRSPQPGEGWWPLQQGSASGRIIGGNLCTLNLLQGTAQMPPLAGAVLMLEDDATTDPRTFARDLTSLLQQPDAEDIQGLVIGRFQASSGITLPHLQEIAAQPALAGLPVLANVDFGHTQPQLTLPIGGRAELTVDASGGRLRLSDR
- a CDS encoding glycosyltransferase family 9 protein, whose translation is MSRRVLVARLDGAGDVLLAGPAIRAVAAAPDVETVLLCGPQGAPAGRLLPGVAQVLEWSCPWILNPAPEPSRDLLEALRVMLRSVGAEEAVILTSFHQSPLPLALLLREAGVRTITGASTDYAGALLAHRLKPGEDFPEDQPEAERALRIAAAAGFPLPAGDDGRLRLGPLPDVSHLVGTGPYIVVHPGAAVPARAWPALHHAAAVELLTAAGFRVVVTGGPGEKELTATVAAVAGLDLGGRTDLAALAAVLAGADAVVAGNTGPAHLAAAAGTPVVSLFAPVVPAIRWAPYGVPLELLGNQHAACHGTRARICPVPGHPCLSGVSPEQVVEAVQRLVTGVPSLQTHREMRHR
- a CDS encoding SIS domain-containing protein codes for the protein MSIESPVTAPVAGPEQAVLDHLAQAQPALLSVQRQARHLTEWGLELAARLLAGHRLLTAGNGGSAAEAQHLSAELVGRFDGERRPFSAIALHAETSAVTAIANDYGFDQLYARQVQGHGRPGDVLILFSTSGASPNLLAAVQAAHAAGLRTWALTGRAPNPLAAACEDFIAIDAPAANAQEAHLVALHALCRSFDAEIERLTTAGGTA
- a CDS encoding sigma-70 family RNA polymerase sigma factor produces the protein MSAFSGVPSSLLPFEKARQARGDLQQALHNELVLRYREIAETAAAAYAGRGRELADLRQVAYMGLIKAVRRFDPAVGPHFPAFAVPTIHGELKRYLRDHSWVVRPPRQLQDLRTAIARLQPELLQTLGREPSLRELSEALGVPTKAVSEALNCQSSLRPESLEALADTAGTEQWAVADGRLERAENLAMLRRAVRNLTDQDKELLFLRYFHEESQQAIGERLGLTQMQVSRRLARILVRLQHDLLDAPKPLTQAATPAARDSATA
- a CDS encoding glycosyltransferase family 9 protein is translated as MPDVAGRPELLVLRALKLGDLLVAVPALKALRREYPEHRIRYAAQEWLRPILPLTGAVDDLLPLHGLDVPIPLEPGQIDVAVNLHGSGPESCSRIEALQPRRRIGHAGPGWDGPPWKDGVHERERWAGLLSWHGIPADPLDYRLDPPSAAENAPEAVVIHVGAAYGSRLWPADRFADVARELDAAGSPILFTGSRSERQRALAVADAAGLGAECVVAGELRLDEFAAVISRSRLVISADTGAAHLASAYARPSVVLFGPAPVSEWGPPPGPHIALTDGSRRRGDTFATDPDPALLAVTVEDVLAAVEKLEAL
- a CDS encoding glycosyltransferase; translated protein: MRILLWHVHGGWMEAFVRGAHEYLLPATPARDAWGLGRGGRSWPAAAVEVAPEDLRTQQIDVVLLQRPEEIDACTRLLGRRPGRDIPAVYLEHNTPRGNVPETRHPLAGRTDIPVVHVTQFNRLFWDTGRAPVRVIEHGIPDPGYLYTGERPHLGVVVNEPVRRSRVAGTDLLPEFARAAPLEVFGMGTERLPGLLGADRLLVRGDLPVARLHRELAGCRAYLHPMRWTSLGLSLLEAMHLGLPVLALATTEAVRAVPPVAGITSNDPEELARAARMFLAEPEQARACGRAARAAALARYGLDRFLSDWDRLFADLLTETVSAASFLPAAGTAPASTGGGQQ
- a CDS encoding glycosyltransferase; translation: MRISMVSEHASPLAALGGVDAGGQNVHVAALSVALAARGHTVQVYTRRDDPGLPDRVQVQDGLEVVHVTAGPALPLPKDDLLPYMGQLADGVLADWGTEPPDVVHSHFWMSGLAALEAARSAGDEGVPVVHTFHALGTVKKRHQGAEDTSPPERAWLEPSVGRRADRVLATCSDEVFELKAIGVPGSRISIAPCGVDLSLFSSSGPAEPRGRRHRIAAVGRLVPRKGVDLAIRALALLRDEGLEDVELLIVGGSSDSAGLESDPEARRLLALARSLGVADRVLLRGQVPREQMPAVLRSADAVVCAPWYEPFGIVPLEAMACGVPVVASAVGGLIDTVVHGRTGLHVPPRDPAALAAALSELLQNPRYARRLGAAGKQRASARYSWDRVALETEKAYQLALGAAARPGRLQSLGGKAL
- a CDS encoding DMT family transporter, which translates into the protein MKPHNSATLSMPTVLPTSREGLWWGLLGVTAFSFTLPFTRLAVAGGMAPLFVGSGRAVVAALLAAAALALTRQRLPRGTQWARLALVGGGVVAGFPLLTSFALATAPASHGAVVTALLPAATAVMAVLRTHERPPRRFWVMAAVGAAAAVGFAAIQGSGLAGLHPSDLLLFAAVIAGAVGYAEGGILTRELGAWQTISWALVLASPVMAGLTVFSLAGRAPAGGPGEWAAFAYLGVVSMFLGFFAWYRGLGIGPMARVSQVQLAQPVLTICWAALLLHERLTWGTVLGGLAVILCAGVAVRTRGRKAPPSSA
- a CDS encoding SDR family oxidoreductase translates to MTLFPAAPAPASLPDPVPGPLPVPDPLPQTPPLPAVFTGRVLVTGGASGLGAAVSAAVTSAGGSVVVLDRDISAVTAAKAVQVDVADRAGVEAAVQEAAQILGGLDAVVTAAGIDRCGRLEDVAAEEWEKVIGVNLLGTVSVVRAALPHLAVSHGRVITVASTLGLKAVSDATAYCASKFGVIGFSRALAAETRGQVGVTTMIPGGMKTRFFDDRTEQYRPQDHSRLNDPGNVAAAILFVLGQPAGCEVREMLICHEEEDSWP